Genomic segment of Hyalangium ruber:
ACGCTTTCCGGATCGCTGAGTGGACTTGGTCGCGCCATCCTCGTCTCTCTTGCTCGGACAGAGTTTCTCCTTCGCCTCTCCGAGTACGACCTGCAGTTCCTTGCCGACTTCTTCACTTCAATTGAGGCATCGGTTTCGTCAATGACCGCAAGTCAGCGCATGAGCCTTGCCGACATCCTCGAAGCAGTCGCGCCGTTTCAACCACGTGCTGCAGCGTCTCTCGTAAAGACGATGCGTGAGACACATGCTGACGACGAGACCGTCGAAGGCATCTTCAGTGCGAAGGTAATTGGGCAGAGTGATGTTGTTCTCTCGCTCGCGTGGCCGTTGTTCCACGGGGCCATGGGCGCGGAGTCCGTTGACGAACGTGAGTCGGTCCTCCGAGAGCTATGCGCCCTTACTGAGGCCGAAGCCGAGTTGGCGCATACTCTGCCGCGCGGTCTCCCCAACGACGGGAAACGTGCTGCTGCACTGGTTGAGAGAGTCCTTGAAGGTGGTCCGCAGTTCTGGAGCGACTACGACGAGACCGCGAAGGCGATTGGCATCGAACTACTGGCTACGCTGACGCAGCATCCGCCGACACGGGGACAAACAGCGTTGCTCAAGGCGCTCATCCAGCCGGTTCTCTCGCTCGAACGGAGACAGACATGGATCGACGAATACACCGTTCACATCCAGACCTTCGCGATCGGGCCTGATCATACAGCGTGGGCTGTAAGGAATGACCTGTTAAACCGGCTGAAGGCGGCATTGTCTTCGGATGGGACACCGGTGGAGAGCCGCATCCAGCTCTGGCACGTGTTCGCCGAGGCGCATCGCGACATCAATCAACTCTGCCGCCGTGGGAAGAGCGACCAGTACTACGCCCTGTTGCTCGACGATCTAATGTGGACGCACGGGCTAATGGCGAGGCGCCGGGCATCCGTGGAGGAGCTCTCTGCTGCGCGTGAGGTCTGGAACTGGCACTATCGGTTTGAGTCGGACCTGAAGCTCAAAGATGCAAGTGTTGAGCTGGAGCGACTGTACGAGGCAAACGATCTCGCAAAGGAGTTTGAGCCTCTTCTGAGCCGCGACGAGTGGGAGCAGAAAGGTCCGCGCGCCTCTCAGAAAGCGACCGCGCTCGCGTCGACCACACGACCCGACGAGATCACGAGGTTCGTTAAGCGCGCGGTGTCCTTTCTTGGCGAGGAGCACAAGCTTTATTCTCTGATGGGAGTTGCTTGGTCCCTGGGTGAGCACGCGGAGTCTCGCGACGTCGTGCGGACTTTCGTGAAGAGCTGCCTCCATCAGTCGGCCGTGTCACCTCAATCAGACTTCGGCGTCACGACGGCCGTGAGCTGGGTCGCGACGGTACGGAAAGGGCTTCATCCTGAGCGGGCGCACATCCTCGTAAACGAACTCTTGGCTGAGTGCGGTAGCGACGACCAGCGTGCGAACCTGCTGCAGCACATCTACGGGCGCGTCCCGAAACTGCGTGACGTCGGAGAGTTCACAGCCGACGAGCACACCCTTCTTAGGGGATCCCGCCTTCTGTTCACGAGCACGGGGCGCGACGTGGCGTTCATCGCTGCTCTCGCGCTCACCCTGAATCACGATTGGCCCCGGCTTCAGCCCCTGCTTGAGGACGTCCTCCGCTCGATTCCTCCCGAACGACAGCCCCAGGCGGTGCGTGCCCTCGTGGATGCGGTCTACTGGGCTGTGCGAGAAGACGACCCATCGAGGCGTCCAAGTGGCCTCGCCGAGTGGCTGCTGGATCAGCTCCTCACCCTTCCAGATTTCGACGACCTCCGTGGCGACGGAGAATGGAACCTCGCGGAGATCCTTAAGCGTGTCGGATACGTCCGCGTAAGTTGGCTGCCCGAAGCACTCGCACGTCGGCGTGATCAAGAGGCATCGCGAGCCGACGACCACAAAGCGCGGGCGGTCAGCTACCACGCGCGCATCAGCAAGTACGTTCGTAGGGTAACGGTCGCCGACGTCAACGACGCTGCAGTAAAGAAGACGGTAGACGACTTGCTTACCTTCGTGAACGACAACAGCAGCGTGGGCTATCACCTGCCTGAAGTGCTGAGGGACATAGACCCTGAAGGATTTCTCGTGCCCGAAGCCGTGGCAGCCCAGTGCCAAGCTGGTGGTGACTCCGAGTTCGCCCGGCGCCTTGCGCGCATCGGCGGTGCATATGCAGTCAACAGTGCTCCATGGAGAACGATCGCCGCAGCGACGATCCGTGCAGGCACGTTCCACGGCGCAGATGCTCTCCGTCCGATCTACGGCGCACTCGGTGTACGAGGAGTTCGTTCGTGGTCGGGGACCCCAGGCGAGGTGCCTCCAATCTTCGTGGAGGCGGTCGATGAGGCTCAAGCTGCCCTCAACGCCGAAGCCGACGAATATCTTCGGCCGTACTGGCAATTCCGCCTTTCCATCGCGGAGGCGGATTTGCGTGAGCAGGAGCAGGACGCGAAAGAGGAGCGCGGCGAATGAGCAAGTCACTTGAGCAGCGTCTTCGAGACGCGAAGGCGGTGCTTGACAAGGTCGATGGAGCGACAACCCGCCATGTCGGCAAGTTGGCTCCCGATGTCGAAAAGCAGTTCAAGACAATTGCAGCGTTCGCCTCCGACGTCGATCATTGGATTGGCATGCTCGCCGCACGATCGGCTGCGCATGCACTGCTGACGGGCCTCGAAGGACACGCCGATGCCAACGATGACGTCCCTCTCGGCGCAGCGCGGGCGAAGTACCAGCATGTTCGCTTGATCGGTGTGCAGGCTTACCTTGCAACAAAATGGGCGTTGGCCGACCGTCTCGTCGGCATGGCTGGGCATGTTCTCTGCGTCCGTAATTCATTGCAGGATCCCAAGAATCTCCCTCAGCTCGTATCGCACTTCATTGGGAGTAAGGGACCGGATTCCAAGACTGCCGCCGTCGCGTTCTATTCGCTCCGGCAATCATTCGGTTGGCCTATCGCAGTCTCCTACGCTCTTCGGAACCACTTCGTTCACGACGGGGGTCAGCTCAATGGGGTGGACTTCTTCGACGGGCCCACAGCCGGAGCGGGCTTCAAGATTTCAACGGATGGATGGGCGCGAATCGAGGAGAGGGCGAAGTCCTACGGCGTCGAGCCCACTCATCACCGGGTAGGGGCTGCATGGAAACCATCGGCTGGCGACGACCTGAGGGCGGTCTTGGATGTATGCGAGCGAGAGACGGATGACGCGCTTGGGGTACTTGTTGGTTCGGCCTGCCATTCGATCATGGCGCACGTCGGCTTCGTGCTCGGAGAGGATTGACCTTCATTGAGCATACATAGGAAGGATGGAAGGCCTATTGAGGGTGGCGGGCTGAAGAGGAGGGGCCGAGGAGGGCCTCTGACAGGGGCAGCCCAAGCAGTGCGCCAGGCCGGTGCATAGGCCGGACAGCCCTTGGGGTACACGCCTGCCCAGGCCGCGCTCCCATAGGGTGCATGGCACGCGCCTAGCTCTCTTGGCTAAGGCGGCTTGAGCCTCAACACCGCGCGGTCTGAGGGGGCTCGCGCGCCGGGGCTAGGCTCGCACCTGCCGTGGGCAATCCCAGTTGCTGCAGCGTGGCCAAGTTCTCCCGCACCGCCTCGTACAATACCGTCCCCTCCGACTGCCGCCGCCGGTACTCCCTCCCGCGCTCCTCCACCTGCCCCTCCCCAGCCACACCTCGCCAGGGCACGCGCTACAGTTGGGCTCACACGAACTTTCCTGGAGGACCGTGCTCCCCTGGTCCCGTCTCCAAAATGTCTCCAAAACTGGAGGGAACTCCGGGTGGCAGGTGGGACTGCCGGAGACTCCCCGTGGACTCGAAGTGCCCGGATTCATTCACGATTGGGCGAAAGGCGTGCGCCGTCGCGGGTTTAGGACACCCCTCCTCCACGGGTTCGAATCCCGTTGGGGACACTGCAAGCCGGGGCCGGAGGCCGCTGAGAAATCAGTGGTTTTCGGCCCCGGTGCTTTCCGGCTCCCGCTTGTCTCCAGACACACCCCTGCCCTGCGCAGGCGACCGGTCGGCTTGGGCTCTTGCCCACACGATTCGTCAGGGGCGGAGCGTGCGCTTCAGTGTTAGGCCATGCGGCCATGTCCGGCGACTCACCCGTCCCCAACCCCGGCGGCTTGCCCACCCTGCACTTCCCCCCCGAGCTCCCCATCTCGAGCCGGGTGGAGGACATCACTGCGGCCATCACCGCCCATCAGGTGGTCATTGTCGCGGGGGCCACCGGCTCGGGGAAGACGACGCAGCTGCCGAAAGTCCTGCTCGCCATGGGGCGCGGCCGCCCGCGCCAGATTGGCGTCACCCAGCCCCGGCGTATCGCCGCGACGAGCGTGGCGGCGCGCGTGGCACGCGAACTCGGCACGGAGCTGGGCACGGACGTCGGCTACCAGATTCGCTTCGAGGACCGCTCGTCCCGGCAGACGGCCGTGAAGTTCATGACCGACGGGGTCCTGCTCGCGCAGATTCACAGTGACCCGCTCCTGAGCCGCTATGACACGGTCGTGCTCGACGAGGCCCACGAGCGCAGCCTCACCATCGACTTCCTGCTCGGGTGGCTCAAGCGCATCCTCCCCAGGCGCCCCGACCTCAAGGTGGTGGTGAGCTCGGCCACCATCGAGACCGAGCGCTTCTCGCAGTTCTTCGGGGGGGCTCCGGTCATCCAGGTGGAGGGCCGTACCTTTCCGGTGGACGTCCTCTACGAGCCGCCCCCCGAGGACGCCGAGCTCGCCGACTCCGTCGCCGATGCGGTGGCGAACGTGCTCTCGCTCGACCCGGACGGGGACGTCCTCGCGTTCCTCCCCGGGGAGCGGGAGATCCGCGAGGCCGAGAATGCCCTGAACGCGCGCGAGCTCCGCGGCACGGTGGTGCAGCCCCTGTATGCGCGCCTGTCGGCCGCCGAGCAGTCGCGCGTCTTCGCCACCATCCCCGAGCGCCGGGTCATCCTCGCCACCAACGTCGCGGAGACGTCGGTCACCATCCCGGGGATCGTGTACGTCGTGGACACGGGGGTGGCGCGCCTGTCGCGCTACGACCCACGCTCGGGCACCACGCGCCTGCACATCGAGCCAATCTCCCAGGCCAGCGCCGACCAGCGCAAAGGGCGCTGCGGACGCGTGCGCGAGGGGATCTGCGTGCGCCTCTACGACGAGGCGAGCTTCACCACGCGGCCCGCCTTTACCGACCCGGAAATCAAGCGCACCGGGCTCGCGGGGGTCATCCTGCGGATGAAGTCCCTCGGCCTCGGTGACGTCGAGGACTTCCCCTTCCTCGACCCGCCCCAGCCGAGGGCCATCGCCGAAGGCTGGCGGGTGCTCGAGGAGCTCGGGGCCATCGAGGGCAAGGATCGCACCTTGACGCCGCTCGGGCACCAGCTCGCGCGCTTCCCGGTGGACCCGCGCATCGCGCGGATGATTCTCGCCGGCGCCGAGTACGGGTGCCTGGACGAGGTGCTCATCGTCGCCGCGGCGCTCAACCTGCAGGACCCGCGCGAGCGGCCACGGGAGCTCGCGCAGAAGGCGGACGAGTTGCACCGGCGCTTCCGTGACGAGCACTCGGACTTCACGGGGCTCCTCAAGCTGTGGGCGTTCGTGCGCGAGGCCGAGGGCCGGGGGACGTCCCATCTGCGGCGCGTGTGCCGGGACAACTTCCTGTCCTTCCTGCGGGTGCGCGAGTGGCGAGACGTCCAGCGCCAGCTCGAGGAGACCGTCCGCGAGCTGCGCCTGCCACGCAAGGGCCAAGGCGCCCCGGCGCGCGGGGACGTCCTGCACCAGGCGCTCCTCACCGGGCTGCTGTCCCGCATCGGCCAGTGGAATCCGGAGCAGCGCCACTATACGGGCGCGAAGCAGACGCGCTTCATGGTTCACCCCTCGTCGGCGCTCGCGAAAAAGCCCCCTGCCTGGGTGATGGCGTTCGAGCTCGTGGAGACGTCCCAGCTGTTCGCGCGCACCGTGGCGAAGCTCGACCCGGAGTGGCTCGCGGCGGCGGCCCCCCACCTGCTCAAGCGCAGCTACTCCGAACCGCACTGGTCGGAGAAGTCCGCGCGCGCCGTGGTGAAGGAGAACGCGACCCTCTTCGGGCTTCAGGTCTTCAAGGAGCGCCCCGTGGCCCTGGCTAGCATGGACCCCGCCCGGGCACGGCTGATGTTCCTCGAGCATGCCCTGGTGCGCGGCGAGTACCGCACCCGGGGGGCGTTCCAGGAGAAGAACCGCCAGGTGCTCGAGCGCGTGGCGCGCCTGCGGGACAAGGCCCGGCGCAGCGAGCTGCTCGACAACGAGGCGCTGCTGACGTTCTTCGACCAGCGCCTCCCGGCGGACGTGACGGACGGAGCGAGCTTCGAGACCTGGCGCCGCAAGGCCGAGGCGACCGACCGCGACGTGCTCGTCCTCTCGATGGAGGATGCCCTCTCGCACGACCCGGGCCTGTCCCCGGCGCACTACCCGGACGCCATCACCCTGCACGACGCGTCCGTGCCGGTGACGTACACCTTCGACCCCGCGGCCGAGGACGACGGCATCACCCTGAGCGTGCCGCTGCTGCTGCTCGCCCAGCTGGTCCCGGGTGAACTCGACTGGACCATCCCCGGGTGGCAGCGGGAGAAACTCACCGCCCTGATCGAGCAGCTCCCCCGCGCCCAACGCAAGCAGCTGGGGCCGGTGCCGGACCTGGTCGCCCGTCTCGAGAAGGAACTTGTGCCCTTCCGTGGGCCGATGATTCCAGCGCTCGCGCGTGCGGTGTCCCGGTTGTGCGGCGTGGACGTGCCCGAGGAGTCCCTCCGGGCGGATGCCGTGGCGCCGTACCTGCGCACCACGATCCGGGTGCTCGACGAACGGGGAAAGGAGCTCGCGCGGAGCCGCGACGCCGACGCGCTGCTCGATGAGTACGGGGGACGAGCACGGGCGGCGCTGCGCAGCGCGGCACCGGCTTCGGACTGGGAGCGCAAGGGGCTGACGGCCTGGACCTTCGGCGAGCTGCCCCCCGTGGTCACCCGGCGGGTCGGCGGGCTCGCGCTCCGCAGCTACCCCGCGCTCGTAGACCGGGGCGCTACCGTGGACCTGGTGCTGCTCGAGACATCCTCCGCGGCCGACGCGGCCACGCGCACGGGAGTCCGCCGGCTCTTGATGCTCGCCGCGCGCGGACACGTGGCCGTCAGCGCCGCGCGCATGCCACTGCCCTTCCCGTCCCTGGACAGTGCGCCGCCCGCGCGGGGCCAAGCCGACGCCTTCCGGGCGCTCGTCCTCGCACGCAGCGTCGATGATGCGTTCAAGCTCGCACCGGGTGCGCCGCTGCCCCGCACGCAGGCGGCCTTCGAGGCGCTGGTCCGTGAGGGCTCACCGCGCATCGAGCGTGCGGCCCGGGACTGGGCGGGCGCCGTCGTTGCCACCTCCTCGGAGCTCGCTGCGACGCTCGCTGCACTCAAGGCAGCCTCAAAGGGGCCAAGCGGCGCGGCGGCCGTGCGGGACATCCGCTCGCAGCTCGGGCACCTGTTCCCCGCGAACCTCATCGAGTGGATTCCCTTCGTGCGCCTGCTGAACTACCCGCGCTACCTCCGCGCGGCCCAGGCACGGCTGTCGCGTGCGGTGGCGAACCCTGGCAAGGACGCAGGGAAGGCCGCGCCCTTCACCCCCCTGTGGGAGACCTTCCTCGCCAGGCGCGCCACCGTGCGTAACCAGGAGGCGGCGCAGGATCTGCGGTGGGCCTTCGAAGAGCTCCGCGTGGCCATCTTCGCTCCGGAGGTGACGACGCCCGTGTCTGTGACGGTGGCGAATGTCGGCGCGGCCCTCGCGGCGCTGCGCTAGAAAAAACTGGGGCCGGAAGCCGCTGAACACTCAGCGGTTTCCGGCCCCGGTGCATTTCAGGCTTCAGCGCGTCGAACTACTCCGAGTAGTCATACCGGGCGACGAGCTTCCAGTTGCGGTTGTAGGTGTGCCGCATGGAGAACCAGCCGCTGTGGCAGCTGCCGCTGTTGCTGGCGATGTAGCCGTAGACGAAGCCGTTGTGGACGCGGGCTTCGAGGCGAGGCGTGCCGGGGTTCTCGCAGGTCTGGGTGATGCGGACGGCCTGGTAGGCGGCCTCGGCGAGCACTTCCTCCTGGCCCTCGAAGTCGTAGAGCGAGTGGACGATGTTGCCGGTAAAGGTGGCGAGCTGGCTGGCCTGCTGGGCGTCGCTCTGCGTGAGGAAGGACTGCAGGTGGGCCAGCGTGGTGGCCTCGGAGGTGATCGAGCCGACGAGGCGGTGAACCGCGCCGTCATTGTCGGAGAGCGCGGCACGGATGGCGGTGATGCCGGCCGAGCCCTGGTACACGGAGGTGTCGCCCCAGGTGAAGCTCAAGGCGCTGCCAGCGGTGTAGGCGCTGAGCGCGCAAGAGCCGCCGGCGCCGGCGGGCACGACGAGGATGATCTTACGGAGGCGGTGCTCGGGGTTCAGGAGGGCAATGCACTCGTTGCCGGCGACGCCGTCGTAGTTAGCGGCCGGGCGCACGGCCTCTACGATGTTGTGAACGCGGAACGCGGGATCCGTGGCCTGCTGCTCGATGGCCTGGAGGGTGTCCGTGTCCGTGTCCGTCTCTGGGCCGAGACAGCCGGCAGCGAGGGAGGACGCGAGGAGGAGGGAAGAGAGGCGGAGAGAGGTGTGCATGGCCGCGGAAGGTAACACGCGTAATTCGATTGATCCCGCACATTCATTCATAACGGGAGAACCCCTTCGGCGCCGCGGAGAGCGTTACACAAGCGTCACACAGAGGGGGGTTCGTCCACGGTGGGCACTGGAATTTCCGTGCCGCGCAGGCGACCTCTGAACACCGCGGCGCGCATCAGGAACACGGTGGTGACCGGTCCGGTGAGTCCCATGAACACCGCGATGAGCAGCGCATGGACGTAGAGCTGCCCGTTCTCGAAGGAGACCTGCACCACTGTCGCGAGGGTGAGGCACCAGGTTCCCAGGGTCGCGCCCAAGGTAGGCGCGTGGACGCGCTGGAAGAAGCTCCGCAGGCGCAGAACCCCGAACGATCCGATCAGCGCCGCCAGCCCGCCGAGCGCCGCGAGCAGCCCCGTCACCGCATCCACCCACAGAGACGCCGACGCGCTCATTCGATGACCTCTCCGCGCAGGAGGAACTTGGACATCGCCGTGGAGCCCACGAACCCGAACAGGGCGATCAGGAGGGCCGCCTCGAAGTAGGAGCTGCTGCGGTAGATGAGCCCCAGCGAAAGGATGACCAGCATCGTGTTGACGTACAGGCAGTCGAACGCCAACACGCGGTCCTCCGCCCTGGGCCCGAGAATCATTCGTGCGAGGGCCAGCATCATCGCGAGGGTGAGGCAGCCAAGGGCGAAGGCCAACGGCCAGGAGAGCAGCGGGCTCATTCGAAGATCTCCTTGAGCGGACTTTCATAACGACGCTTGATGAGCGCCACCAGGTCCGCCTCGTTCTGAATGGCGAGGACGTGCAACAACAGGACGCGATTATCCGCCGAGAGCTGGGCCCAGGCAGTGCCTGGCGTGAACGTGACGATCATCGCCAGCGCGGCCAACCCGTTCGGATCCCGCAGCTCGAGCGGAACGTGGACGAAGCCAGAGCGGATGTCGCGCGAGCGTCGCGTGAGGATCGCCCAGGCCACCTCGACGTTCGACCACAACATCTCGAGCAAGACCCGGCCGAACAGGTGTGCCATGACGAGCGGCCTGCGCAACCGCACCGGCGCCGGCCTGAGTTTCGCGGTCACCGCGGGCCAGAAGATCGCCAGGATGGCGCCGAGCACCAGTGTCCCCGCGCTCAACGACTGCATGAGCAGGATCCAGAGCAGGAACAGCGCCACCGAGAGCACGGGGGACGGCAGGAGCCACTTCATCGCGCGGCCTCCTGCGCCGGGGGCGGCGGCCGCACCGGGGCACCAAGGACCGCGTCGATGTACCCGCGGCGATCATAGAGGGACTGCGCCGTCACACGCGCGAGATCCATCGTGGGGGCAGCCGCGATCGTCAGCGCTCCGCACGCGGCGAGGAGTGCCACCACCGGGAATCCCTCCGCCGCCCGGACCCGGGGCGGCGCGCGCTGCATCTCCGACCAGAAGGTGCGGATCCCCGTTCGCGTGAGCGCGATGAGGACGAGCAGCCCGGAACCCAGTAGCCCGCCGGTGAACAGCCAGGCACGGGTGGGAACGCTCCCGGCCTCTTCACGCACCGCGAGCGCCGCCGACAACATGCCGAGCTTTCCGATGAAGGTGGACAGGGGGGGCAGGCCGGAGAGGAGCAGCGCGCAAGCGACGAATGCCAGCGCCATCAAGGCGGTGGACACGGGGAACGGCAGCGCGACGAGCGGCTCCTCCTCGTCATCGAGGTTGACGTCCTGCGCTTCGAGCGTCGCGCTCAGGAAGGGCGCTTCGTCCACGACGGTGGCGCCCGCGCGCCAGCGCTCCACGATATCGACGAGCAGGAAGAACACGCAGGAGGCGAGCGTGGAGCTCACCAGGTAGAACACCGCGCCGCCGAGGACAGCCTGCTCGCCAAAGCCAAGCGCCGCCAGGAGCGTCCCAGCGGAGACCACCACCCCCCAGGCCGCCTGAGCAGCGAGCCGATGCGAGGCGATCATCCCGAGGGCCGCGAGCACCGAGGTGACCAGCCCGAACACGAACAACCCGTCCGCGCCAAATCCCGCCAGCGGTCCCCCGGCGAACATCAGCGTCCAGAGCCGCACCAGCGCGTAGATGCCGACCTTCGTCAGCACGGCGAACAGCGCCGCCACGGGTGGAGTCGCCGACGCGTAGGCGGGGACGAGCCAGAAGTTGAGCGGCCAGGCCGCCGCCTTGGCCAGGAAGGCCACCGCGAGGATGGCCGCTCCCGCGTCGATGAGGTGCCGATTGGCCACCGCCCCCTCGGACAGGCGCGCGGAGAGCTCCGCCATGTTGAGCGTCCCCGTGATGCCGTAGATCATCGATACGCCGATGAGGAAGAGGGACGAGGCGGCGAGGTTGATGGCCACGTAATGCACACCCGCTCGGACTCGCGGTCTTCCGGCCCCATGCAGCAACAGGCCGTAGGAGGCGGCGAGCAGGATCTCGAAGAAGACGAAGAGGTTGAAGACGTCTGCCGTGAGGAACGCGCCAGACAGCCCCATGAGCTGCAGCTGCGAGAGCGGGTGGAAGTGAACGCCCGCGCGGTGCCAGCGCACGGCGGCGAAGGACAAGGCACAGGCGCCGAGGACCCAGGTCAACACCAGCATCACGGCCGAGAAGCGATCCACCGCGAGCGCGATCCCGAAACGCGCCGGCCAGTTGCCGGGCAGGTAGGCCACGACGCCGTATTCCTGTACCCACACCAGCAGCGCCGCCGCGACGGCGAGCCCCAGGACCGCGGAGATCATCCCCAGCACCAGCTTGGCGGGGCGCTTCCCCTCCCCCAGGAGGAGCATTGTCGCCGCCGTCAGCATCGGTAGGAGGATGGGCGCCACAATCAGGTGTGGCATCAGAGCTTGAACGAGCGCCTTCATGCCTCGGTGCCGTCCACGTGATCAGTCCCCGCCATCCCACGCGAGGCCAGGATGACGACCAAGAGGAGCGCCGTCATCGCGAAGCCGATGACGATGGCGGTCAACACGAGCGCCTGGGGCACCGGGTCCGTGTAGTGCGAGAGATCCTGCGGGACCCCCTCCACGAGGATGGGTTCCTTGTCGATGGCGAGGCCCCCGATGCTGAAGATGAAGAGGTTGACCGCGTAAGAGAGGAGCGACAGGCCGACGACGAGCTGGAACGTGCGAGGCCGGAGCAGGAGCCACACGCCAGAGCCGGTCAGCACTCCGATGGCGATCGCGAGTACCACTTCCATCACTCACCTCCCGAGGCTCGGTGCGCGCGGATCGACTGGTGAGCGATCGCCACGAGAATGAGCAACGTGGAGCCCAGCACCAGACAGAACACGCCTAGATCGAAAAACGTCGCGCTCCCGATGTGGATCTCGCCCAGGACCGGAGCGTTCACATGGAAGGTATGCGAGGTGAGCAGCGGATAGCCGACCACGAATGACCCCGCGGCCGTACCAAGGACCAGCAGGAGCCCGATCCCGATCAGCGCGCGCGGCGCGAGGCGCAGGTGCTCCTCGACCCACTCGGTTCCGGAGACGAGGTACTGGAGCAGGAAGCCCACCGACATCACCAACCCCGCCACGAAGCCGCCTCCGGGCGCGTTGTGCCCTCTCAGGAAGAAGAACGTCGCCACCACTCCCGTGACGGGCAGGAGCAGGCGAACCAGCACCGCCGGGACCATCAGGTACCCCACCGCGGTGTCCCGCGCCAGACGAGGGTTCACCAGATCCGTCTGCAAGTCCTTCGGGAGCGCCTGCTGCTGCGGGGGAAGTTCCATGACCTCGGACGCCGGCCGGAAGCGCCGCAGGAGCGCGTAGACCGTGAGCGCGACGAGCGACAGCACCACGCCCTCCCCGAAGGTGTCGAACCCTCGGAAGTCCACCAGCATCACGTTCACCACGTTCCGCCCTCCCCCTCCGCTCAGGGCGTTCTCGAGGAAGAACGAGGTGCGTTCGGGGAAGTCTCGCGTCATCACCGCGTACGCCAGGACCGCCATTCCACCGCCGGCACTCAGCGCGATGACGAAGTCGCGAGCCCGGCGGCCCCTGGCAACCCTCAAGGTGTGCGCATCGAACACGCCGCGGGTCGGCTCTCGCGGCGGAAGCCACCGGAGCCCGAGCAGGATGAGCAGCGTCGTCACCACCTCAACGGTGAGTTGGGTGAGCGCGAGGTCCGGCGCCGAGAACCAGATGAACGTGACGCAGCACACCGCGCCCGCGGTCCCCGACAGCATGAGCGCGGCGAGCCGATGGAACTTCGCCTGCCATGCGGCCCCTACCGCCGCCACCCCTCCAATCGCCCACAGCGCGATGAACGTCGGCGAGACAGGCACCAGGGGGCGCTCCCCCTCCCCAATGCCACCCCACAGCGCCAGGACGCCCACGCTCAGCGTGACCACCACCATCGCCAACACCTGCCGCTGGAGTCCCGCGGTCAGCAGCCAGCGCCGGGTCCATCTGCTCATGAGCGTGAGCCGCGTCAGCAGGGAGGTGAAGAGCCTCGCCCCATCCAGCCGAGCCAGAACGGGGCCACCGAGGCGCTCCCGTCTTGCCTCCCACCGCCGGACCGCTCGGTACAACACGCCGCCACCGACGAGCGCCAGCGCGCTCATCAGCAGCGGAGGCGTGAACCCATGCCATATCTTGAGGCTGTACTCCGGGAGGGGTCCACCTACGACCTGCAAGGCCGCGGCACCGAGGAGCGGCCCGATCGACACCGCGGGCGCGATGCCCACGACCAGGCACACGAGGACCAGCACCTCGACAGGAACGCGCATCCACTTGGGCGGCTCCTCCGGGACGCGCGGAGTGTCCCGCGCGCTGGCGGGTCCGAAGAACACCTTCGCCGCGAACCGGAGCGAGTAGGCGACGCTGCCCATGCCCGCCAGGGTCGCCGCGATCGGCAGGCCCCATTCGATGGCGGGACTGGCGTTGAGGAAGACCGTCTCCGCGAAGAACATCTCCTTCGACAGGAAGCCATTGAGCAGCGGGACTCCCGCCATCGCCGCCGTGGCGACGACCGCCAGCGTCCCGGTGATGGGCATCAGGCGAAAGAGCCCCGACAACCGCCGGATGTCCCGCGTCCCCGTCTCATGATCGATGATCCCCACAGCCATGAATAGCGAGGCCTTGAAGGCCGCGTGGTTCATGAGGTGAAACACCGCCGCCACCGCCGCGAGCGGGCTGTTGAGCCCGAGCAGCAGCACCACCAAGCCGAGATGCGAGATGGTGGAGTACGCGAGCAGCCCCTTCAGGTCGT
This window contains:
- a CDS encoding ATP-binding protein, which encodes MAERKWGAIASGATFEALATTVVFFEDPKASLFGRRGKDGGQDARSGDGIRVFQAKHHESGSAASAIRDAKREAEKIEKYRQPGHSRYGQWKGVSHWRLVTNATFNPTDKQTWDAEVVPLFAKQGLVADYWERENLNALLDKHPEIHRSFFENEARAFLSVPEIKERLPNQEPFLRRDELGPFCGRQSEVAKLRDFLLSQQLFLVVHGAGGMGKTRLLVEAGETIASEGKWQVLWANVASMAASGAWFDAIVPERSTLLLLDEPTNELLLQQLAEQLGGRLGRAAQWKVAVAVRSPKDPVLRFLRSARMKSRVQELPIAALRSADAEAMCEELLKAGPLGKLPEEDRRDAAREISKRFSRHPVWLTLAVQHLEDHGNLKQIPANATDLAEEYLLEIERSQSDVSPESVRDLLRWVALVGTVTREDDATIKMIGEGSGIGSVVDVRQRLASLVGRRVLIERGARNRFVELKPDVLRDHVLLRWLSTVVGGAQPIVASDDAKALLEFVRNATLSGSLSGLGRAILVSLARTEFLLRLSEYDLQFLADFFTSIEASVSSMTASQRMSLADILEAVAPFQPRAAASLVKTMRETHADDETVEGIFSAKVIGQSDVVLSLAWPLFHGAMGAESVDERESVLRELCALTEAEAELAHTLPRGLPNDGKRAAALVERVLEGGPQFWSDYDETAKAIGIELLATLTQHPPTRGQTALLKALIQPVLSLERRQTWIDEYTVHIQTFAIGPDHTAWAVRNDLLNRLKAALSSDGTPVESRIQLWHVFAEAHRDINQLCRRGKSDQYYALLLDDLMWTHGLMARRRASVEELSAAREVWNWHYRFESDLKLKDASVELERLYEANDLAKEFEPLLSRDEWEQKGPRASQKATALASTTRPDEITRFVKRAVSFLGEEHKLYSLMGVAWSLGEHAESRDVVRTFVKSCLHQSAVSPQSDFGVTTAVSWVATVRKGLHPERAHILVNELLAECGSDDQRANLLQHIYGRVPKLRDVGEFTADEHTLLRGSRLLFTSTGRDVAFIAALALTLNHDWPRLQPLLEDVLRSIPPERQPQAVRALVDAVYWAVREDDPSRRPSGLAEWLLDQLLTLPDFDDLRGDGEWNLAEILKRVGYVRVSWLPEALARRRDQEASRADDHKARAVSYHARISKYVRRVTVADVNDAAVKKTVDDLLTFVNDNSSVGYHLPEVLRDIDPEGFLVPEAVAAQCQAGGDSEFARRLARIGGAYAVNSAPWRTIAAATIRAGTFHGADALRPIYGALGVRGVRSWSGTPGEVPPIFVEAVDEAQAALNAEADEYLRPYWQFRLSIAEADLREQEQDAKEERGE